In a single window of the Botrytis cinerea B05.10 chromosome 12, complete sequence genome:
- the Bctao3 gene encoding Bctao3 translates to MGDSNFSSSASSMTSGTSFSSNTTFVPSRSPSAAENAPSGNTQRNMERGNSNSGRSRRSHAHHHSHSRHHKDELKTVGEYALHVLFTSFIAQAEEKISQCVTLPLDPEPQIEHICGMGVDPAFDQLISALGHIASQKPKPLIDSMMLWRKNKSDAANEARIQLQQSRGNLLPGQLPRRNTEPPHMHQDDLMAGLPTIAARQEFVAQAERRSTASIFILCRVLMEVIGQSTLARITPEMEEKLEGIIFGQLKIADADQLSTSPLKMANWFLFSQLLGVMAEINFDSVTDRFIADLEKSQKDLVIKSPVNRDIEGRMVLVLGGMKHIRLKAYPEEAWDQSCDFMINLGKFFLKSHGQQLKYAYCMALEILLLPIAATANTELNMPKWTEVLATIGPRLASMFIKPRHWAVAFPLTATLLCVSPTDTFSTQWLQLVLPLQTKMKEPRTRPICLQVISRLLWTYLHRTNETTNVTIKKLEDVMRLVLPPGKKSYISTDSSIIEPLIQIIRIIGFKYQDFCFRTIVFPLINADLFASGRELKVEQLEPEKMVVGIRAFLAIMSDLEKGEQGCPPFPQHYSQLPVFERMPTSPIMTAPRSPITPSLVVPNREERLSRPVITNALGDVAREYYAKFCEILGKITIICDNTFGGQAVLDEKFNGPIPKTPLAESFNFRRDDHLTPSEQKQGFYELLHVAVQALPRCLSADIPFNILVNLLCTGTAHVQYNIAESSAQSLKSIARQSHAQPVTIGFARFIFTFDDRYSTMSDGGMLGPGHIENTLKLYVELLQIWIEEIKNKMKDAALDISEDGSADKRGVQLDLSGIWAHVDEVESHGLFFLCSQSRRVRAFAVTVLRLITEFDTALGKDNGRLIHILEGDAKGVMDFNDETLSVAERSRLQRGLQKTDLSERNESDLIELCSSDVSYDTTLWFKIFPNLIRISYDRCPFAVTLGRELICNRILQMYRGILVLSEANRGPQYGYDTGSGRLLSRSSTTPPEVLIEQWKLYLIVACTTLSDKGGQQQSSPPITQHYRKGSKPSQTLEKITSARILFKYLIPLLSVGPASIRDAVVVALGAININIYKTLLEELQGVVSRCNDDARARIHQRSSSGPRRNRRTDLLRTEVTHVYKLTASFLKEKEVYEDDWILNNLVIYTKDLKIFLMDGDVQLDWEFQKLRRHYCGLMEELFEGINLTKDPSRWMTFESRKSSFALMEDWCGYSPNQNQIRQREDNMRQSMINQQSLGERGVVTAAMEIEKRNLRTAALSAMAALCGGRVSITTESGANLQFDIRRMLSWVDTIFNTGSDRMHVIGRRALKNLIVHNKEFPYLLEHSITRCYLAEAAKVLQSYFGVVTEVLIEYPDYPMPFWRLLGIGLYTLGSELGDIRIKSARILRALEERQQRSSKIQDFDISISDKTKAVYKLAQFEISKRLSTNHSELAFMIFSEFTMYFKELQAGPQRNMVAAILPWIQIIELQLDPNGGPTAQSYVLLANLFEITIRCSSTLHNEVQALWQALATGPHAGNVQLVLDFIMSLCLDRREQNFVEYAKQIVVFLSSTPAGGKVVEFLLMQITPKAMVPNEKREFLPPPPDVGKLPYMAELSEALPIGNKQTGLSLGQLSLILLVDLMVSPVQLVADNVPLLLQVVAVLWDHYIPLVQEQAREMLIHLIHELVISQIDDESTNPSKNSIEDFIESIRRHDPKVIWHYDDNSGKVYDQENKVPPGMELLTSEVVRDFEVKYPGIQEQWAKLSLTWATSCPVRHLACRSFQVFRCTLTSLDQSMLADMLIRLSNTIADLENSTQLFSIEILTTLRTLIRKLQPADLLTFPQLFWTTCACLDTINEQEFLEAGHMLEELLAKLDLDDPSVRDLLAEGRPTNWEGSFGGVQALVYKGVRSSACLDMTLATLNKLITLPSDELIGDDSRLLFAVLANFPGFLNAMDQPNIDQKSIQTAEILAGVAEAQGCSTISRALIGFAGSRYRSSKDFLAQLVSALRESFFPKWEFRSLTFVMGSLTNSIPWFKLKTMRILCAIIPDIDMKKSEIASHGPDLISPLLRLLQTEFCMEALEVLDKIMTMTGTPMDKHHLRMSMTRSSSRAMRKEYDNTQSLFGIPEDSGWSIPMPAKQASITRSNVHAVFYMCQSTKNTDHEVAATPDVEFHVDDFQYGYFPQPERTETMMSDEARGDGNIGDLMMKLDSLDDFFEDSLQSPTSDGRSSRTITEVGFSGENFDSAAAQLYDEQTLPILHQSLTHSATNSTFQNGFADLRPTRESNNAMTPAAFNLVPTSRPSLHARALTSPSTSSGHPSITYMSDDDFSEDVFSDGEEDRATASGEGSFFLENMIKPLAAGTRLGMRRLTGGRSRDNERFRESLRAERRGISQPPRSPRVPKVPTAYLQPQKPLSPEEGL, encoded by the exons ATGGGCGATTCGAATTTCTCCTCCAGCGCATCCAGCATGACCAGCGGCACTTCTTTTAGCTCGAATACAACTTTTGTACCCTCCCGGAGCCCTTCAGCGGCCGAAAATGCGCCATCAGGCAACACGCAGAGAAATATGGAGCGTGGTAATAGTAATAGTGGGAGGAGTCGTAGAAGCCATGCGCATCATCATTCCCATTCAAGACATCATAAGGACGAGTTGAAAACTGTTGGCGAGTATGCTCTGCATGTCTTGTTCACTTCA TTTATTGCACAAGCAGAGGAAAAGATATCACAGTGTGTTACTTTACCACTGGACCCAGAACCTCAAATTGAACATATATGCGGAATGGGAGTAGACCCCGCATTTGATCAACTGATTTCTGCTTTGGGTCACATCGCAAGCCAAAAACCTAAGCCTCTCATTGATTCCATGATGCTATGGCGGAAAAACAAGAGCGATGCTGCCAATGAGGCTAGGATTCAGCTTCAACAG TCTCGCGGCAATTTGCTCCCAGGCCAACTCCCTCGGAGGAACACTGAGCCGCCTCATATGCATCAAGACGATCTAATGGCTGGTCTGCCAACTATCGCTGCACGGCAGGAGTTTGTCGCACAAGCAGAACGACGCTCAACAGCTTCAATATTTATACTGTGCCGAGTCTTGATGGAAGTCATTGGCCAAAGTACCTTGGCTCGCATAACTCCtgagatggaagaaaagcTAGAAGGCATTATTTTCGGACAGCTGAAGATCGCCGACGCAGATCAACTGAGTACTTCACCTCTCAAGATGGCCAACTGGTTCTTATTCAGTCAATTGCTTGGCGTTATGGCTGAGATCAATTTCGATAGTGTCACTGATCGCTTCATAGCAGACCTCGAGAAGTCGCAGAAGGATCTAGTGATCAAAAGTCCGGTAAATAGGGATATCGAAGGGCGAATGGTTTTAGTTCTCGGTGGTATGAAGCATATTCGTCTCAAAGCATATCCTGAGGAAGCGTGGGACCAATCTTGCGATTTCATGATCAATCTTGGTAAATTCTTTCTGAAATCTCATGGGCAACAACTGAAATACGCCTATTGTATGGCGCTTGAAATACTTCTTTTGCCAATTGCTGCCACAGCAAATACGGAACTCAACATGCCAAAGTGGACTGAAGTATTAGCAACCATAGGTCCTAGACTGGCTTCGATGTTCATTAAACCTCGTCACTGGGCTGTTGCGTTTCCTTTGACAGCGACTTTGCTCTGCGTTTCCCCCACAGATACCTTCTCAACACAATGGCTTCAGCTAGTATTACCCCTGCAGACAAAAATGAAGGAACCAAGAACTAGACCCATTTGTCTACAGGTGATATCAAGGCTTCTCTGGACCTATTTACATCGCACAAACGAAACTACAAACGTCACAATCAAAAAGCTAGAAGATGTTATGAGACTCGTATTACCTCCTGGCAAGAAGTCCTACATCTCAACGGATTCATCAATCATCGAACCGTTAATCCAGATCATACGCATCATTGGTTTTAAGTATCAGGATTTCTGTTTCCGGACAATAGTCTTCCCCTTAATCAATGCAGATTTATTCGCTTCTGGGCGGGAACTGAAAGTCGAACAGTTAGAACCAGAAAAAATGGTTGTAGGGATCCGAGCTTTCCTTGCCATCATGTCAGATCTAGAGAAGGGCGAACAAGGTTGCCCACCATTTCCACAGCACTATTCACAGTTGCCGGTGTTCGAAAGAATGCCGACTTCACCTATCATGACAGCACCTCGCAGCCCCATTACCCCGTCTCTAGTAGTCCCCAACCGCGAAGAAAGACTCTCGCGACCCGTAATTACTAATGCACTTGGTGATGTTGCCAGAGAATATTACGCAAAGTTTTGTGAAATTCTAGGAAAAATTACTATCATCTGCGACAATACTTTTGGGGGTCAAGCCGTGTTGGACGAAAAATTCAATGGACCCATACCCAAAACCCCACTGGCTGAGAGCTTCAACTTTCGGCGAGACGACCACCTAACTCCATCAGAGCAAAAACAAGGATTCTATGAGCTATTGCATGTTGCAGTGCAAGCATTACCTAGGTGTTTATCGGCCGATATACCATTTAACATTCTCGTGAATCTCCTCTGCACCGGCACCGCTCACGTGCAGTATAACATTGCAGAGTCATCCGCACAGTCTTTGAAGTCGATTGCTAGACAGTCTCACGCTCAGCCGGTTACTATTGGGTTTGCTCGATTCATCTTCACTTTTGATGACAGATATTCTACTATGTCTGATGGTGGTATGCTTGGTCCAGGACACATCGAGAATACTCTGAAGCTTTATGTGGAGCTACTTCAGATCtggattgaagaaatcaaaaataaaatgaaagacGCTGCATTAGATATCTCAGAAGATGGGTCTGCTGATAAGAGGGGCGTTCAACTAGATCTATCTGGGATCTGGGCACATGTTGACGAGGTTGAATCGCATggcttgttcttcttgtgtTCGCAGTCAAGGCGAGTACGTGCGTTTGCGGTTACCGTCTTGCGTCTAATCACAGAATTTGACACTGCTTTGGGTAAGGACAATGGTCGATTGATACATATCCTTGAAGGGGATGCCAAAGGGGTAATGGATTTCAATGACGAGACCTTGTCTGTTGCAGAGCGAAGTAGACTACAACGTGGCTTACAGAAGACAGACCTGTCAGAAAGAAACGAGAGTGATTTGATTGAGCTTTGCAGCAGCGATGTCTCTTATGACACCACTCTATGgttcaaaatctttccaaaTTTAATACGAATCAGTTACGATCGTTGCCCATTCGCCGTGACGCTGGGACGGGAGCTAATATGCAATCGGATTCTTCAGATGTACAGAGGTATCCTTGTATTGTCGGAAGCAAATCGTGGCCCGCAATACGGCTATGACACTGGTAGCGGCCGTTTATTGTCGAGGTCATCAACCACTCCACCAGAAGTACTGATTGAACAGTGGAAGCTTTATCTTATCGTTGCATGTACCACACTCTCTGACAAGGGTGGCCAACAACAATCATCGCCGCCAATAACGCAACACTATCGAAAGGGATCAAAGCCAAGTCAAACATTGGAAAAAATCACCTCCGCAAGGATCCTCTTCAAGTATCTCATTCCGTTACTCTCCGTGGGCCCAGCTTCAATTCGAGATGCAGTGGTTGTGGCACTTGGAGCgatcaatattaatatatataagacACTACTAGAAGAACTACAAGGCGTAGTAAGCCGATGCAATGATGACGCACGCGCTCGTATTCACCAACGAAGTTCTAGTGGCCCTAGACGAAACAGGAGAACTGATTTGCTAAGAACTGAAGTTACTCATGTATACAAATTAACAGCTTCGTTcttgaaagagaaggaggTTTACGAAGACGATTGGATTCTAAACAACCTTGTTATCTACACAAAGGACCTGAAGATTTTCCTGATGGACGGAGATGTTCAACTGGATTGGGAGTTCCAAAAGCTCCGTCGTCACTACTGTGGATTAATGGAAGAACTCTTTGAGGGCATCAATCTTACCAAAGACCCTTCTCGGTGGATGACATTCGAGTCTAGGAAGTCTTCCTTTGCGCTTATGGAGGACTGGTGCGGCTATTCCCCTAACCAGAACCAAATACGACAGCGAGAGGACAATATGAGACAATCTATGATCAACCAACAATCACTCGGTGAACGGGGAGTTGTAACGGCTGCCATGGAAATCGAAAAAAGGAACCTTCGGACCGCAGCTCTTAGCGCAATGGCTGCATTGTGCGGAGGTCGTGTCAGCATAACAACAGAAAGTGGAGCCAATCTGCAATTCGATATTCGACGCATGCTCTCATGGGTAGATACGATATTCAACACTGGCAGTGATCGGATGCATGTCATTGGGCGACGAGCTTTGAAAAACTTGATAGTACACAACAAGGAATTTCCCTACCTCCTAGAGCATTCTATCACTAGGTGTTATCTTGCGGAAGCAGCCAAAGTACTCCAGAGCTATTTTGGAGTTGTGACCGAGGTACTAATTGAGTATCCAGACTATCCAATGCCCTTTTGGAGATTGCTAGGTATTGGACTTTACACACTTGGAAGCGAATTGGGCGATATCCGCATCAAGTCTGCCCGTATACTTCGTGCTTTAGAAGAGAGACAGCAAAGAAGCTCTAAAATACAAGACTTTGACATCAGCATTTCAGATAAAACAAAAGCGGTGTACAAGCTCGCTCAATTCGAAATTTCGAAGCGATTGTCAACTAACCATTCCGAATTGGCATTTATGATTTTCTCTGAGTTCACTATGTATTTCAAAGAGCTGCAGGCTGGACCACAAAGAAACATGGTTGCCGCCATTCTGCCATGGATTCAAATTATAGAACTGCAATTGGATCCGAATGGCGGGCCAACTGCGCAATCGTATGTTTTATTGGCAAATCTGTTTGAGATAACGATTAGATGCAGTAGCACTCTTCACAATGAAGTACAGGCTTTGTGGCAGGCGCTTGCCACAGGTCCTCATGCTGGGAATGTTCAATTAGTACTAGATTTCATCATGTCATTGTGTCTCGACAGGCGAGAACAAAATTTTGTGGAGTATGCAAAGCAAATTGTAGTATTCTTGTCCAGCACTCCTGCTGGAGGTAAAGTCGTGGAGTTTTTGTTGATGCAGATCACACCGAAAGCTATGGTCCCCAATGAGAAACGCGAATTTTTGCCACCTCCGCCTGATGTTGGAAAGCTGCCGTATATGGCAGAACTCTCGGAGGCGTTGCCAATTGGAAATAAACAAACAGGACTCTCATTGGGTCAACTGTCTCTCATACTACTCGTCGATTTGATGGTATCACCTGTTCAGCTCGTGGCAGACAACGTTCCCCTTCTTTTGCAAGTAGTGGCTGTCCTTTGGGATCATTATATACCACTGGTTCAAGAACAAGCTCGAGAAATGTTGATTCATCTGATACATGAGCTGGTGATTTCTCAGATTGATGACGAGAGTACTAACCCAAGTAAGAATTCAATCGAAGATTTCATCGAATCAATTCGGCGTCATGATCCTAAAGTTATCTGGCATTACGACGATAACAGCGGCAAGGTATACGACCAAGAGAACAAAGTTCCTCCAGGCATGGAGCTTCTCACCAGTGAGGTGGTGAGGGATTTCGAAGTGAAATATCCTGGCATACAAGAGCAGTGGGCCAAATTATCGTTGACTTGGGCAACTTCTTGTCCTGTCCGACATCTTGCATGCCGATCATTTCAGGTCTTCCGATGCACTCTCACTTCACTCGACCAGTCTATGCTTGCTGATATGTTGATAAGACTTTCAAATACCATTGCCGACTTGGAAAACTCTACCCAATTATTTTCTATTGAGATACTCACGACATTGCGGACGCTCATTCGTAAACTCCAGCCTGCCGACTTGCTCACTTTCCCTCAACTTTTCTGGACAACATGTGCTTGTCTGGATACGATAAATGAACAAGAATTTCTAGAAGCTGGTCATATGCTCGAAGAACTCCTGGCAAAACTTGATCTGGATGATCCCTCGGTTAGAGATTTACTTGCTGAAGGAAGACCTACAAATTGGGAGGGTTCTTTCGGAGGAGTCCAAGCTTTGGTTTACAAGGGTGTTCGTTCATCTGCCTGTCTTGACATGACACTCGCAACTCTCAATAAGCTCATTACACTGCCGAGTGACGAGCTCATTGGAGACGACAGTCGATTGTTGTTTGCGGTGTTGGCTAACTTCCCTGGCTTTCTAAATGCTATGGACCAACCAAATATTGATCAGAAGAGCATACAAACTGCTGAGATTCTCGCGGGTGTTGCAGAGGCACAAGGCTGTAGCACTATCTCGCGGGCTCTTATTGGGTTCGCTGGGTCGCGTTACCGTTCTAGCAAAGATTTCCTGGCGCAACTGGTTTCTGCTCTTCGCGAGTCTTTCTTCCCAAAATGGGAATTCCGTAGTTTGACATTCGTCATGGGTTCTTTAACGAATAGCATACCGTGGTTTAAGTTAAAGACGATGCGCATTTTATGTGCTATCATTCCTGACATCGACATGAAAAAGTCGGAGATTGCTTCTCATGGGCCTGATCTTATCTCGCCCCTCCTAAGACTGCTTCAAACAGAGTTTTGTATGGAAGCTCTTGAAGTACTAGACAAGATCATGACCATGACTGGGACTCCGATGGACAAGCACCATTTACGTATGAGCATGACGAGATCCTCTTCAAGGGCGATGAGGAAAGAATATGACAACACTCAGAGTCTCTTTGGTATCCCAGAAGATTCCGGCTGGTCAATTCCCATGCCTGCGAAACAAGCTAGTATCACAAGATCTAATGTTCATGCTGTATTTTACATGTGCCAGAGTACTAAGAATACGGATCATGAAGTTGCCGCAACCCCAGATGTGGAATTTCATGTGGATGACTTCCAATACGGTTATTTCCCGCAACCTGAGAGAACTGAGACTATGATGTCGGACGAGGCTCGAGGCGATGGCAATATTGGTGACCTTATGATGAAGCTGGACAGCTTGGACGACTTCTTTGAAGATAGCTTGCAGAGTCCCACTAGTGATGGCAGGTCCTCAAGAACCATTACAGAAGTTGGGTTTTCGGGCGAAAACTTCGATTCCGCTGCGGCTCAATTATATGACGAACAAACTTTACCTATTCTTCATCAGTCTCTCACTCATTCAGCAACCAATTCTACGTTTCAAAATGGCTTTGCTGATTTGCGGCCAACGCGGGAATCAAATAACGCCATGACCCCGGCTGCTTTCAATCTCGTCCCTACCTCTCGACCGAGTTTACACGCGCGTGCTTTGACATCACCTTCGACATCATCAGGCCATCCCAGTATAACTTACATGTCAGATGATGACTTCAGCGAAGATGTTTTCTCAGATGGTGAAGAGGACCGTGCAACAGCATCAGGGGAAGGGTCGTTTTTCCTTGAGAATATGATCAAGCCCCTCGCAGCCGGTACCAGATTAGGCATGCGACGACTCACTGGAGGCAGATCACGAGACAATGAACGTTTTCGAGAAAGCCTACGAGCAGAAAGGAGAGGTATCTCACAACCTCCTCGGTCGCCACGAGTTCCCAAAGTCCCTACCGCGTATCTTCAGCCGCAAAAACCCTTGAGCCCAGAAGAGGGTTTGTAA